The following DNA comes from Spirochaetaceae bacterium.
GTTTCCCATTATTATTAACAGCTTGTAAAATAGGTAGTTCCTCTTTACATTTGGACATCGCATGGCTACAGCGGTCGTAAAAGGCGCAGCCGGGCCGCTGAATGGTTGGCGAAGGCACATCACCGGTTAAAATGATACGCTTTCTTTTGGCCTCTACTTCCGGGTCGGGGATAGGCACAGAGGAGAGCAAAGCTTGCGTATAAGGGTGCTGCGGGTTGCTGTAAAGCTCGTTACGGTCGGCGGTTTCCACAATTTTACCCAAATACATAACTGCAATACGGTTACTGATAAATTTGACTACCGATAAATCGTGCGCTACAAAAAGATACGATATACCCAGCTCTTTTTGAATATCTTTAAATAAATTTAAAATTTGCGCCTGAATAGAAACGTCGAGGGCGCTAACCGGTTCGTCGGCTAAAACGATTTGCGGATTAAGGGCAATAGCACGGGCAATACCAATACGCTGGCGCTGGCCGCCCGAAAACTCATGCGGGTAGCGGTTTTTGTAGTGCTTTAGTAGGCCAACCATCTCCATTAAGTTACCAATACGCACATCAATTTCGGCATCGGTTTTATCATAAAGGCCGGCCTTTTTATAAATACGCATAGGTTCGGCGATAATCTCGGCGGTAGTCATACGCGGGTTAAGCGAACCGTAAGGGTTTTGA
Coding sequences within:
- a CDS encoding ATP-binding cassette domain-containing protein, coding for MNEKILDVKNLKMYFPRRTRLSFNSKRHKDGKFVHLEKSYVYAVDDVSFYLNKGEALGLVGESGCGKSTVIRAISQLYTPTEGEVLLDDKNLIGMKGRELLATRRNMQIVFQNPYGSLNPRMTTAEIIAEPMRIYKKAGLYDKTDAEIDVRIGNLMEMVGLLKHYKNRYPHEFSGGQRQRIGIARAIALNPQIVLADEPVSALDVSIQAQILNLFKDIQKELGISYLFVAHDLSVVKFISNRIAVMYLGKIVETADRNELYSNPQHPYTQALLSSVPIPDPEVEAKRKRIILTGDVPSPTIQRPGCAFYDRCSHAMSKCKEELPILQAVNNNGKHKVACWLYQ